Within the Nitrospirota bacterium genome, the region TGAGACAATATTTGTTGAACCTTATGTGGCACAGACATTAGGGAATGAAATTGAATCGCTTAAGGGTGAGGAAAAAATTGAGGAGTTTAAAATTATAAAACACCTGTCTTCACTTATCAGAGCGCACCTTGCTGAGATAGAAAAAGACTACCAGATAACAGTTAAAATAGACGCTGTGTCGGCTCTTAGCCGCTACTCAGAGGTTTGTAACATGTCAGCACCTGAGATCAACACAAGCGGATATGTAAATATAATTTGCGGACGGCATCCAATTTTAGAGCATACTCTGCTCAGGCAGCATAAATCAGCACAACTAGTGCCCCTTGACGTTAGCATGAATAACTCTGTCAGTGCCATAGTGATAACCGGCTCTAATGCCGGAGGGAAAACCGTGGCGCTTAAAACTATCGGAGTGATTCATCTTATGGCGCTGTCCGGGATGCACGTTGCAGCGAAATCCGGCAGCAGTATTCCATTTTTGCGAAATATTTTTGTTGATATCGGAGACGACCAGTCTATAGAGGACAACATTTCAACTTTTTCCGGCCATCTTAGCCGAATATCCAGAATACTTACAGAGAGTGACAACCGGACCCTTGTGCTTTTAGATGAACTTGGCACTGGCACAGACCCCGATGAGGGCGGCTCTCTGGCCTCGGCAATTGTAAAGGCGCTTATGAAAAAAGGCTCACTTGTTGCTGTAACCACTCACCTAAGGGCGCTTAAACTTTTTGCATACTCTGACCCTGGCGTTATGGTTGGCTCAATGGAGATTGAAAGCCTGACAGACGAAAAGGGCAAAAAAGTCTTTAAACCGACCTATAAACTGGCCTTAGGGCAATTTGGCCAATCACATGCCTTTGACATTGCATCTAACTACGGACTGTCTGAAGATATAGTTAACGATGCAAGGGCTATTCTTAGCGACTCGGACTCAAAACTGGAATCGCTTCTTTCTGACCTCCACTCCGAGCTTACACTCAACAAGGAGAAGACAAAAGAGGTGGACGCTCTCAGAGAGGAACTTAGAGCGCTTAAAAGCACACTAACAACAGAGATACAGTCTGTCCGCCTGACAAAGAAACAGGCCATAAAACGAGCTGCCTCCGAAGCTGAAAAACTGCTCTTAACAGCAAAATCAGAGGCTGCTGAAATCCTCAAAGAGATTAAAACTGCTGAGGCTGAAAAAGCTAAACTATTGGTTAGAGAATTAGACCATAAGATAAAAGAGATAAAAGAAATCAAGGAATCACAATTGTCTCAGCCGCTTGTTCCAAAACTAAAAGTGTTTCCCGGTAAAAAGGTTTTTTTAAGCGGGCTAAAGGTGGTTGGCGAGGTGGTTTTGGTAAATGAGGGCAAAGGGCGTTGCACTGTATTAGCGAATGGCCGTGAAATAGAGATTTCGATAAGCGCCCTTTCCGAGATGGATGAAAAAAGTACACAAAAAACTCAACACTACAGAACTCTGAATGAGACCATAGACCGTAATGTACCCACAGAGATTAACCTTATAGGAAAGCGGGTTGACCCTGCTGTTTCTGATCTTGAGCGATATCTGAATGATGCCGTTTTAGCAAGCCTTAAAACAGTGAAAATAATTCACGGTCTTGGCACCGGAGCTCTTTCAAAGGCGGTTCGCGAGCACCTCAGCACCCATCAGCTTGTGCAATCTTTCAGAAAAGGTGAAACTGAAGACGGCGGAGATGCTGTTACAATTGCAGTGCTATGGTGACAGCGATTCAAAGAATAACTGAAGATAAGGGGAAGGCGCTGCCCATTACGGCGGGGGTGCCTCACCCCTTCCCCTTAAACCCCATCCGCAAGGAGGCCAGCCCCCTTGACCCCAGGTTTTTTGTTAGCGTTTGGATGATTTTGTTTAATGTCTTGTTGGTGTGATTGTGATTTAAGGAATTTTTTAACCGGTGTTCCGCCGCTTAAAAAGTTTCACAGCGAGCTCCGCCCGCTAACCATACGAACAGATTAAAGAATTTAAAATATGTTATTATTCTGAATAACAGTTAGGGAGTATTTATATGGACAGAGAATTTACTGTAATCATAGAACAAGATGAAGAGGGATTTTACATTGCCGATGTTCCCGAACTTAGGGGGTGCCATACCCAGGCGAAATCTCTTGATACTCTCATTGAAAGGATCAAAGAAGCGATTCAGCTTTGCATGGAAGTAAACGATGACGAACATACCTTAACGCATCTTATAGGTGTTCAAAAAGTCAGGGTATGACTAACCTACCTTCACTGACAGGTAAGGATATTAT harbors:
- a CDS encoding endonuclease MutS2; protein product: MIDENTVRALEFSKILEIAASYAVTFAGRENILSLRPLSTPEEIQHATNFITEWCNLFAENNQTGIEPVSDLSLQFTTLKPENSIIEPIEIREFIPLFDSTYNLKRFATQHQYLITSELVSNLTTHPFIKKTIENSIDKDGLIVDTASNELYQIRSRLKSLDVRLRKLLDGILQRKDYSNHLQDFFITIRNNRSVIPVKKESKGQIPGVIHDISKTGETIFVEPYVAQTLGNEIESLKGEEKIEEFKIIKHLSSLIRAHLAEIEKDYQITVKIDAVSALSRYSEVCNMSAPEINTSGYVNIICGRHPILEHTLLRQHKSAQLVPLDVSMNNSVSAIVITGSNAGGKTVALKTIGVIHLMALSGMHVAAKSGSSIPFLRNIFVDIGDDQSIEDNISTFSGHLSRISRILTESDNRTLVLLDELGTGTDPDEGGSLASAIVKALMKKGSLVAVTTHLRALKLFAYSDPGVMVGSMEIESLTDEKGKKVFKPTYKLALGQFGQSHAFDIASNYGLSEDIVNDARAILSDSDSKLESLLSDLHSELTLNKEKTKEVDALREELRALKSTLTTEIQSVRLTKKQAIKRAASEAEKLLLTAKSEAAEILKEIKTAEAEKAKLLVRELDHKIKEIKEIKESQLSQPLVPKLKVFPGKKVFLSGLKVVGEVVLVNEGKGRCTVLANGREIEISISALSEMDEKSTQKTQHYRTLNETIDRNVPTEINLIGKRVDPAVSDLERYLNDAVLASLKTVKIIHGLGTGALSKAVREHLSTHQLVQSFRKGETEDGGDAVTIAVLW
- a CDS encoding type II toxin-antitoxin system HicB family antitoxin; translated protein: MDREFTVIIEQDEEGFYIADVPELRGCHTQAKSLDTLIERIKEAIQLCMEVNDDEHTLTHLIGVQKVRV